In a genomic window of Drosophila takahashii strain IR98-3 E-12201 chromosome 3L, DtakHiC1v2, whole genome shotgun sequence:
- the LOC108055367 gene encoding protein DPCD, producing MSYQNWLNYLQSAEKNSMISGRARKVLYKFPDGRQMAEEYNMETGIVQRRAWKSKSNKIMGESEWEIELGEEPRQLNWQGNKSQGSGEDADSISGGDFTLRESNSAPLLTKRITKKNIEWRIRNMPYPLNIYNITADPEKRAIIVRTSNKKYYKVIPVPDLDRCGVKPSQESLSVHHQFNTLIITYQKPAILCEMEAQVLLLLKNVETETDMDDLLKGLMGK from the coding sequence ATGTCCTACCAGAACTGGCTGAACTACCTGCAATCGGCGGAGAAGAACTCGATGATCAGCGGTCGCGCACGCAAGGTGCTCTATAAATTCCCGGATGGCCGGCAAATGGCCGAGGAATACAACATGGAGACGGGAATTGTGCAGCGCAGGGCCTGGAAATCCAAGAGCAACAAGATAATGGGCGAATCCGAGTGGGAAATCGAACTGGGCGAGGAGCCGCGTCAGCTGAATTGGCAGGGCAACAAATCCCAGGGATCTGGCGAGGATGCGGACTCCATTTCTGGCGGGGATTTCACCCTGCGCGAGAGCAACTCGGCTCCGCTGCTAACCAAAAGGATCACCAAGAAGAACATCGAGTGGCGCATCCGCAATATGCCCTACCCTTTGAATATCTATAATATAACCGCCGATCCCGAAAAGCGGGCCATCATAGTGCGCACCTCGAACAAGAAGTACTACAAGGTCATCCCCGTTCCGGATTTGGATCGCTGTGGGGTGAAGCCATCGCAGGAAAGCCTCTCCGTGCATCATCAGTTTAATACGTTGATTATAACCTACCAGAAGCCAGCCATCCTGTGCGAAATGGAGGCCCaggtcctgctgctgctcaaaAATGTCGAAACCGAAACGGACATGGACGACCTGCTAAAGGGTCTGATGGGGAAATAA
- the LOC108055366 gene encoding UPF0415 protein C7orf25 homolog, which yields MEEKEIQEKLYEEAHNKVKLGEELKKSLIDFEDLPGVSKVQRKIQQELKFLNKVITTKSVKEHHITSSNFVYYDFLIKTLRLQQGVTDINAVFRLESRDNPLRVDIVANNGLKWVKVIARNSKSVEDAARGCVSIGARSVLDQAEDYLEASELSFCMFQRPKIVFYFSNKIEDSLHEELLEMGVQTASLDSPDIDVDQYNTTSNELNLDVTTLLAYVSALTNGSANWVYKEPLLTEQAERERASPLKPLLEKILEGKTLVCCQLAYDAFESILDIVGGEGERKRAEELMKRVTIYPDVEEIPEEFSHIRFTANVNERSLKIFSFGMARQIFTVTSNKAFVRSAKMQGINVPVFVHASVALTEGKQATGRPL from the exons atggagGAGAAAGAAATACAGGAAAAACTCTACGAAGAGGCCCACAATAAAGTTAAATTGGGCGAGGAACTGAAAAAGTCGCTAATAGACTTTGAAGACCTTCCGGGAGTCAGCAAAGTGCAGAGAAAAATTCAGCAGGAACTAAAGTTTCTAAATaag GTGATTACCACTAAGTCTGTAAAGGAGCACCACATAACCAGTAGTAACTTTGTATACTACGATTTCCTGATTAAAACTCTGCGTTTGCAACAGGGAGTTACGGACATTAATGCCGTATTCCGACTGGAATCCAGAGATAATCCTTTAAGAGTTGATATAGTGGCCAATAATGGTCTGAAGTGGGTGAAGGTGATAGCCAGGAATTCGAAATCCGTGGAGGATGCCGCCAGGGGATGTGTGAGCATCGGAGCAAGAAGTGTTTTGGATCAGGCGGAGGATTATCTGGAGGCCAGCGAACTGAGTTTCTGCATGTTTCAGAGGCCCAAG ATAGTATTTTACTTCTCCAACAAAATCGAGGACTCACTGCATGAAGAGCTCCTCGAAATGGGCGTACAAACGGCTTCCTTGGACTCTCCCGATATTGATGTGGATCAATATAACACCACCTCGAATGAATTGAACCTGGATGTGACTACTTTACTAGCCTATGTGAGTGCCCTGACCAATGGCTCTGCGAATTGGGTCTACAAGGAACCCCTGCTCACCGAACAAGCCGAAAGGGAGAGAGCCTCGCCGCTAAAACCGCTGCTAGAGAAAATTCTTGAGGGAAAAACCTTGGTGTGCTGTCAACTAGCCTACGATGCCTTCGAAAGCATTTTGGATATTGTCGGTGGCGAGGGCGAGCGAAAACGAGCCGAGGAACTGATGAAGAGGGTCACCATTTATCCGGATGTGGAGGAAATACCCGAGGAATTCTCCCACATACGCTTCACTGCCAATGTGAACGAGCGAAGtctgaaaatatttagtttcgGCATGGCCAGGCAAATTTTTACCGTGACTTCTAATAAGGCTTTCGTAAGATCAGCTAAAATGCAG gGTATCAATGTGCCTGTTTTTGTCCATGCTTCCGTTGCTCTTACTGAGGGTAAACAGGCCACAGGAAGACCTCTTTAA
- the LOC108055368 gene encoding uncharacterized protein: MDCAPLNLAHFHERRSERFIRNHRYEEAIKALETSLIYMQDAQKRVALPKSKEVLDTLTLDFQRKLRQIEMRKTQHGLNKLKDFAPLKETSPMLPLRPENGASGSGGSAQSVAKAIDKTVQDFDAKFTSSLVVKAPNSLANSEPQMETLKNSDPSKEEEERDPYDHRVTGSGDLDLPSLAPLELPSFDYSLFTSSSAPSLASYAGMAESFQK; encoded by the exons ATGGACTGTGCACCTCTCAATTTG GCCCATTTCCATGAGCGCAGATCAGAGCGTTTTATACGCAATCACCGCTATGAGGAGGCCATCAAAGCCCTGGAAACCTCGCTAATTTACATGCAGGATGCCCAAAAACGAGTGGCTCTGCCCAAATCCAAAGAAGTTCTGGACACTTTAACCCTGGATTTTCAGCGAAAACTGCGACAAATTGAGATGCGGAAAACCCAGCATGGCTTGAATAAGTTAAAGGACTTTGCTCCTTTAAAAGAAACCAGTCCCATGTTGCCTCTCCGACCGGAAAACGGAGCAAGTGGCTCTGGAGGATCGGCGCAATCGGTGGCCAAAGCAATTGACAAAACAGTCCAGGATTTCGATGCCAAGTTCACTTCCTCTTTGGTGGTAAAGGCTCCTAATTCTTTGGCCAATTCGGAGCCCCAAATGGAGACGCTGAAGAATAGCGATCCttcgaaggaggaggaggaacgaGATCCCTATGATCACAGGGTTACGGGCAGTGGAGATTTGGATTTGCCCTCGCTGGCTCCCTTGGAGTTGCCCTCCTTTGATTATAGTCTGTTTACCAGCTCATCGGCTCCTTCGCTGGCCAGTTATGCCGGCATGGCCGAAAGTTTCCAGAAATAG
- the LOC108055370 gene encoding B-cell receptor-associated protein 31 isoform X1: protein MSLVWTLIAGFLYAEIALVLLLVLPVISAYKWNRLFKSKFLTMLGQQAHIYFFLIMGLLVLFLLEAIREMRKYSSFEQSGDVHLNVEMQHSMKLFRAQRNFYISGFAIFLVLVIRRLVSLVSAQANLLAQSEASMKQAQSATAAARSLMEDKKTEKAKEAGEDTTLIELNKLRERVQELTSDLNREKKDKEAVKSQAESLNREYDRLTEEYSKLQKQITIGGAGSKDD from the exons atgagtTTGGTTTGGACTTTGATCGCTGGATTTCTCTATGCGGAAATCGCGCTGGTCCTTTTGCTGGTTCTCCCAGTAATCAGTGCCTACAAATGGAACCGTCTCTTCAAGTCGAAATTCCTAACGATGTTGGGCCAACAGGCTCACATATACTTTTTCCTGATCATGGGACTCCTGGTTTTGTTCCTCCTGGAGGCGATTCGCGAGATGAGGAAGTACTCCAGCTTCGAGCAGAGTGGCGATGTCCACCTCAACGTGGAGATGCAGCACAGCATGAAGTTGTTCCGCGCCCAGAGGAACTTCTACATCTCCGGCTTTGCCATCTTCCTGGTTTTGGTCATCCGCCGACTGGTCAGCTTGGTCTCCGCCCAGGCGAATCTGCTGGCCCAAAGTGAGGCCTCCATGAAGCAGGCGCAGAGTGCCACCGCAGCCGCTCGTTCCCTGATGGAGGACAAGAAGACCGAGAAGGCCAAGGAGGCTGGCGAGGACACCACTCTCATCGAG CTCAACAAGCTGCGCGAACGCGTCCAGGAGCTCACCAGCGACCTCAACCGCGAGAAGAAGGACAAGGAGGCGGTCAAGTCGCAGGCCGAGAGCCTCAACCGCGAGTACGACCGACTCACCGAGGAGTACAGCAAGCTGCAGAAGCAGATCACCATCGGCGGAGCCGGAAGCAAGGATGATTAA
- the Sf3b3 gene encoding splicing factor 3B subunit 3 isoform X2 yields the protein MYLYNLTLQKGTGVTHAVHGNFSGGKQQEILLSRGKSLELLRPDSNTGKVHTLLSTEIFGCIRALMAFRLTGGTKDYIVAGSDSGRIVILEYIPSKNALEKVHQETFGKSGCRRIVPGQYFAIDPKGRAVMIGAVEKQKLAYIMNRDTQARLTISSPLEAHKSNTLTYHMVGVDVGFDNPMFACLEIDYEEADMDPSGDAAQRTQQTLTFYELDLGLNHVVRKYSEPLEEHANFLVSVPGGNDGPSGVLICSENYLTYKNLGDQHDIRCPIPRRRNDLDDPERGMIFICSATHRTKSMYFFLLQTEQGDIFKITLETDDDVVSEIKLKYFDTVPPATAMCVLKTGFLFVASEFGNHYLYQIAHLGDDDDEPEFSSAMPLEEGETFFFAPRALKNLVLVDELPSFAPIITSQVADLANEDTPQLYVLCGRGPRSTLRVLRHGLEVSEMAVSELPGNPNAVWTVKKRADGA from the exons ATGTATCTGTACAATTTGACCCTGCAAAAGGGCACGGGAGTGACCCACGCGGTCCATGGAAACTTCTCCGGCGGAAAACAGCAGGAGATTCTCCTGTCACGTGGCAAATCGCTGGAGCTACTGCGTCCGGATTCGAACACCGGCAAGGTGCACACCCTCCTCTCCACGGAGATATTCGGGTGCATTCGGGCTTTGATGGCATTTCGACTGACCGGCGGAACCAAAG ACTACATAGTTGCTGGTTCGGATTCCGGTCGCATTGTGATCCTCGAGTATATTCCATCCAAAAATGCTCTTGAAAAGGTGCACCAAGAGACCTTTGGAAAGTCGGGATGTCGGCGGATTGTCCCCGGGCAATATTTCGCCATCGATCCCAAGGGAAGAGCCGTGATGATTGGCGCCGTGGAGAAGCAAAAGTTGGCCTACATCATGAATCGGGACACACAGGCCCGTCTGACGATCTCTTCGCCGCTGGAGGCCCACAAATCGAATACCCTGACCTATCACATGGTGGGCGTGGATGTGGGCTTCGACAATCCCATGTTTGCCTGCCTGGAGATCGACTACGAGGAGGCCGACATGGATCCATCGG GTGACGCCGCCCAACGCACTCAGCAAACCCTCACCTTCTACGAGTTGGATCTCGGCTTGAACCACGTGGTCCGCAAATACTCGGAACCCCTGGAGGAGCACGCCAACTTCCTGGTCTCAGTGCCCGGCGGCAACGATGGTCCTTCGGGCGTGCTCATTTGCTCGGAGAACTATCTGACCTACAAGAATCTCGGCGATCAGCACGACATCCGCTGTCCCATTCCGCGCAGGAGAAACGATCTCGATGATCCCGAACGCGGCATGATCTTTATCTGCTCGGCCACACATCGCACCAAGAGCATGTACTTCTTTTTGCTGCAAACCGAGCAGGGAGACATCTTCAAGATCACGCTGGAAACGGACGATGATGTTGTGTCTGAGATCAAGCTGAAGTACTTCGATACAGTGCCTCCGGCCACGGCCATGTGTGTGCTGAAAACCGGCTTCCTGTTCGTGGCCAGCGAGTTTGGCAACCA CTACCTCTATCAAATTGCCCACCTGGGTGACGATGATGACGAGCCGGAGTTCAGTTCCGCGATGCCTTTGGAGGAGGGTGAAACCTTCTTCTTTGCGCCACGTGCCCTGAAGAATCTGGTTTTGGTTGATGAACTGCCCTCGTTTGCACCGATCATCACCTCGCAGGTGGCCGATCTGGCCAATGAGGATACCCCTCAACTGTATGTCCTTTGTGGTCGAGGACCTCGCTCCACTTTGCGAGTCCTTCGTCATGGTCTTGAGGTATCTGAAATGGCCGTTTCCGAGCTGCCCGGTAATCCCAATGCGGTTTGGACTGTGAAAAAACGAGCTGATG GCGCTTAA
- the LOC108055370 gene encoding B-cell receptor-associated protein 31 isoform X2, with the protein MSLVWTLIAGFLYAEIALVLLLVLPVISAYKWNRLFKSKFLTMLGQQAHIYFFLIMGLLVLFLLEAIREMRKYSSFEQSGDVHLNVEMQHSMKLFRAQRNFYISGFAIFLVLVIRRLVSLVSAQANLLAQSEASMKQAQSATAAARSLMEDKKTEKAKEAGEDTTLIELSRLRRRVQGLTARVS; encoded by the exons atgagtTTGGTTTGGACTTTGATCGCTGGATTTCTCTATGCGGAAATCGCGCTGGTCCTTTTGCTGGTTCTCCCAGTAATCAGTGCCTACAAATGGAACCGTCTCTTCAAGTCGAAATTCCTAACGATGTTGGGCCAACAGGCTCACATATACTTTTTCCTGATCATGGGACTCCTGGTTTTGTTCCTCCTGGAGGCGATTCGCGAGATGAGGAAGTACTCCAGCTTCGAGCAGAGTGGCGATGTCCACCTCAACGTGGAGATGCAGCACAGCATGAAGTTGTTCCGCGCCCAGAGGAACTTCTACATCTCCGGCTTTGCCATCTTCCTGGTTTTGGTCATCCGCCGACTGGTCAGCTTGGTCTCCGCCCAGGCGAATCTGCTGGCCCAAAGTGAGGCCTCCATGAAGCAGGCGCAGAGTGCCACCGCAGCCGCTCGTTCCCTGATGGAGGACAAGAAGACCGAGAAGGCCAAGGAGGCTGGCGAGGACACCACTCTCATCGAG CTGTCAAGACTGCGGAGACGTGTGCAAGGACTCACCGCCCGAGTGTCCTAA
- the Sf3b3 gene encoding splicing factor 3B subunit 3 isoform X1, with product MYLYNLTLQKGTGVTHAVHGNFSGGKQQEILLSRGKSLELLRPDSNTGKVHTLLSTEIFGCIRALMAFRLTGGTKDYIVAGSDSGRIVILEYIPSKNALEKVHQETFGKSGCRRIVPGQYFAIDPKGRAVMIGAVEKQKLAYIMNRDTQARLTISSPLEAHKSNTLTYHMVGVDVGFDNPMFACLEIDYEEADMDPSGDAAQRTQQTLTFYELDLGLNHVVRKYSEPLEEHANFLVSVPGGNDGPSGVLICSENYLTYKNLGDQHDIRCPIPRRRNDLDDPERGMIFICSATHRTKSMYFFLLQTEQGDIFKITLETDDDVVSEIKLKYFDTVPPATAMCVLKTGFLFVASEFGNHYLYQIAHLGDDDDEPEFSSAMPLEEGETFFFAPRALKNLVLVDELPSFAPIITSQVADLANEDTPQLYVLCGRGPRSTLRVLRHGLEVSEMAVSELPGNPNAVWTVKKRADDEFDAYIIVSFVNATLVLSIGETVEEVTDSGFLGTTPTLCCAALGDDALVQVYPDGIRHIRSDKRVNEWKAPGKKSITKCAVNQRQVVITLSGRELVYFEMDPTGELNEYTERSEMPAEIMCMALGTVPEGEQRSWFLAVGLADNTVRILSLDPNNCLTPCSMQALPSPAESLCLVEMGHTESTTQGALDDDAPAQRSGSNKGTIYLNIGLSNGVLLRTVLDPVSGDLADTRTRYLGSRPVKLFRIKMQGSEAVLAMSSRTWLSYYHQNRFHLTPLSYETLEYASGFSSEQCSEGIVAISTNTLRILALEKLGAVFNQVAFPLQYTPRTFVIHPDTGRMLIAETDHNAYTEDTKSARKEQMAEEMRSAAGDEERELAREMANAFINEVLPEDVFSSPKAGLGLWASQIRCLDAMHGQTMFSVPLTQNEAIMSMAMLKFSIAADGRYYLAVGIAKDLQLNPRISQGGCIDIYKIDPTCSSLEFMHRTEIDEIPGALCGFQGRLLAGCGRMLRIYDFGKKKMLRKCENKHIPYQIVNIQAMGHRVYVSDVQESVFFLRYRRAENQLIIFADDTHPRWVTATTLLDYDTIAIADKFGNLSIQRLPHSVTDDVDEDPTGTKSLWDRGLLSGASQKSENICSFHVGEIIMSLQKATLIPGGSEALIYATLSGTVGAFVPFTSREDYDFFQHLEMHMRNENPPLCGRDHLSYRSSYYPVKNVLDGDLCEQYLSIEAAKQKSIAGDMFRTPNQICKKLEDIRTRYAF from the exons ATGTATCTGTACAATTTGACCCTGCAAAAGGGCACGGGAGTGACCCACGCGGTCCATGGAAACTTCTCCGGCGGAAAACAGCAGGAGATTCTCCTGTCACGTGGCAAATCGCTGGAGCTACTGCGTCCGGATTCGAACACCGGCAAGGTGCACACCCTCCTCTCCACGGAGATATTCGGGTGCATTCGGGCTTTGATGGCATTTCGACTGACCGGCGGAACCAAAG ACTACATAGTTGCTGGTTCGGATTCCGGTCGCATTGTGATCCTCGAGTATATTCCATCCAAAAATGCTCTTGAAAAGGTGCACCAAGAGACCTTTGGAAAGTCGGGATGTCGGCGGATTGTCCCCGGGCAATATTTCGCCATCGATCCCAAGGGAAGAGCCGTGATGATTGGCGCCGTGGAGAAGCAAAAGTTGGCCTACATCATGAATCGGGACACACAGGCCCGTCTGACGATCTCTTCGCCGCTGGAGGCCCACAAATCGAATACCCTGACCTATCACATGGTGGGCGTGGATGTGGGCTTCGACAATCCCATGTTTGCCTGCCTGGAGATCGACTACGAGGAGGCCGACATGGATCCATCGG GTGACGCCGCCCAACGCACTCAGCAAACCCTCACCTTCTACGAGTTGGATCTCGGCTTGAACCACGTGGTCCGCAAATACTCGGAACCCCTGGAGGAGCACGCCAACTTCCTGGTCTCAGTGCCCGGCGGCAACGATGGTCCTTCGGGCGTGCTCATTTGCTCGGAGAACTATCTGACCTACAAGAATCTCGGCGATCAGCACGACATCCGCTGTCCCATTCCGCGCAGGAGAAACGATCTCGATGATCCCGAACGCGGCATGATCTTTATCTGCTCGGCCACACATCGCACCAAGAGCATGTACTTCTTTTTGCTGCAAACCGAGCAGGGAGACATCTTCAAGATCACGCTGGAAACGGACGATGATGTTGTGTCTGAGATCAAGCTGAAGTACTTCGATACAGTGCCTCCGGCCACGGCCATGTGTGTGCTGAAAACCGGCTTCCTGTTCGTGGCCAGCGAGTTTGGCAACCA CTACCTCTATCAAATTGCCCACCTGGGTGACGATGATGACGAGCCGGAGTTCAGTTCCGCGATGCCTTTGGAGGAGGGTGAAACCTTCTTCTTTGCGCCACGTGCCCTGAAGAATCTGGTTTTGGTTGATGAACTGCCCTCGTTTGCACCGATCATCACCTCGCAGGTGGCCGATCTGGCCAATGAGGATACCCCTCAACTGTATGTCCTTTGTGGTCGAGGACCTCGCTCCACTTTGCGAGTCCTTCGTCATGGTCTTGAGGTATCTGAAATGGCCGTTTCCGAGCTGCCCGGTAATCCCAATGCGGTTTGGACTGTGAAAAAACGAGCTGATG ACGAGTTTGATGCCTACATCATCGTATCCTTCGTGAACGCCACTCTGGTCTTGAGCATTGGCGAGACCGTTGAGGAAGTGACGGACAGCGGTTTCCTGGGCACCACGCCCACCCTCTGCTGCGCCGCCCTGGGCGACGATGCCCTGGTTCAGGTCTATCCCGATGGCATTCGGCACATTCGATCCGATAAGCGTGTGAACGAGTGGAAGGCGCCGGGCAAGAAGTCGATCACCAAGTGCGCCGTCAACCAGCGCCAGGTGGTCATCACCTTGTCGGGCAGGGAGTTGGTTTACTTTGAGATGGATCCG ACTGGTGAGCTGAACGAGTACACGGAACGCTCTGAAATGCCGGCCGAGATCATGTGCATGGCCTTGGGAACTGTGCCGGAGGGCGAGCAGCGATCCTGGTTCTTGGCCGTTGGGCTGGCGGATAATACTGTGCGTATTCTATCACTGGATCCCAACAACTGCCTGACTCCCTGCTCCATGCAAGCGCTGCCCTCGCCAGCGGAATCCCTTTGCCTGGTCGAGATGGGTCACACGGAGAGCACGACTCAGGGAGCCTTGGATGACGATGCTCCCGCCCAGCGAAGTGGCAGCAATAAGGGAACCATTTACCTAAATATTGGATTGAGCAATGGTGTCTTATTAAGAACTGTACTGGATCCTGTATCCGGAGATTTGGCAGATACTAGAACAAGATATCTAGGTTCCCGTCCCGTCAAGCTCTTCAGGATCAAGATGCAGGGATCCGAGGCTGTGCTGGCCATGTCCAGCAGAACCTGGCTGTCGTACTACCATCAGAATCGATTCCATTTGACACCGCTATCCTATGAAACCCTCGAGTACGCCTCTGGTTTCTCCAGCGAACAGTGCAGCGAAGGCATCGTGGCCATATCCACCAATACCCTGAGGATTTTGGCACTGGAAAAACTGGGAGCGGTCTTCAATCAAGTGGCATTCCCCCTGCAGTACACGCCCCGCACTTTCGTCATCCATCCAGACACAGGTCGCATGTTGATAGCGGAAACGGATCACAATGCCTACACAGAGGATACGAAGAGTGCGCGGAAGGAGCAGATGGCCGAGGAGATGCGCAGTGCGGCGGGCGATGAAGAACGCGAGTTGGCCCGCGAAATGGCCAATGCTTTTATCAATGAAGTTTTGCCAGAGGATGTGTTCTCCTCGCCCAAGGCGGGATTGGGCCTGTGGGCCTCGCAGATTCGCTGCCTGGACGCCATGCATGGCCAGACGATGTTCAGTGTGCCGTTGACCCAAAACGAGGCCATCATGTCCATGGCCATGCTCAAGTTTTCCATAGCAGCCGATGGTCGCTATTACCTGGCCGTGGGAATCGCCAAGGATCTGCAGCTGAACCCCAGGATCTCCCAAGGCGGCTGCATAGATATCTACAAAATAGATCCCACCTGCTCGAGCCTGGAGTTTATGCATCGCACTGAGATTGATGAGATTCCCGGGGCGCTGTGCGGCTTCCAGGGTCGCCTGCTGGCCGGCTGCGGTCGAATGCTGAGGATCTACGACTTTGGCAAGAAGAAAATGCTGCGCAAGTGCGAGAACAAGCACATTCCCTACCAGATTGTCAATATCCAGGCGATGGGTCATCGGGTTTACGTGTCGGATGTTCAGGAATCTGTCTTCTTCCTGCGCTATCGTCGCGCTGAGAATCAATTGATCATCTTCGCCGATGACACGCATCCCCGTTGGGTGACGGCCACTACTTTACTCGATTACGATACCATTGCCATTGCGGATAAGTTTGGTAACCTGAGCATTCAGCGGCTGCCTCATTCGGTCACGGATGATGTGGATGAGGATCCCACGGGCACCAAGTCTCTTTGGGATCGCGGCCTGTTGTCTGGTGCCTCGCAGAAGTCGGAGAACATTTGCTCCTTCCACGTGGGCGAGATCATCATGTCGCTGCAGAAGGCTACTCTAATTCCTGGCGGATCCGAGGCTCTTATATATGCTACCTTGAGTGGAACTGTGGGAGCTTTTGTTCCTTTTACCAGCCGTGAGGACTACGACTTCTTCCAGCACTTGGAGATGCACATGCGCAACGAGAATCCCCCGCTTTGTGGTCGCGATCATCTCAGCTACAGGAGTTCGTATTATCCGGTGAAAAACGTTCTGGATGGAGATCTTTGCGAGCAGTATCTTTCCATCGAGGCAGCCAAGCAGAAGAGTATTGCTGGAGATATGTTCCGTACTCCCAATCAGATCTGCAAGAAGCTGGAGGACATTCGCACGCGATATGCCTTCTAA
- the JMJD5 gene encoding bifunctional peptidase and arginyl-hydroxylase JMJD5 — protein sequence MDSEFLELTKLLPRWVDIENKIQNEVEARYILKRATDYMENFPSRGDSEEEEIRYLICALVDRNWERIHTGHFSRVPLITRKIYAIGCYFKIFFLLLESSSPSQKELCSGTLDEAQLLGCMDDYTELKAGLMDYLDKGSPEDSETLPILKPLKRITCTCDIQQIEAPSLEEFQAKCFQAGQPALLLNTIQHWPALEKWLDLNYLLQVAGNRTVPIEIGSNYASDEWSQQLVKIRDFLRRQFGRNNSKDIEYLAQHELFSQIPALKGDICIPDYCSISKDDPPGAVDIKAWLGPAGTISPMHYDPKHNLLCQVFGSKRIILAAPEDTEYLYPHESEFLGNTSQIDASKLDLETYSLVEKVKFYELLLQPGDCLYMPPKWWHYVRSEAPSFSVSFWWE from the exons ATGGATTCTGAGTTCCTGGAGCTGACGAAACTGCTTCCCCGTTGGGTGGATATAGAAAATAAGATCCAGAATGAAGTCGAGGCACGCTATATACTCAAAAGAGCCACGGATTACATGGAGAACTTCCCATCTAGAGGAGATTCCGAGGAAGAGGAGATCAGGTACCTTATATGTGCACTGGTGGACAGAAACTGGGAGCGCATACATACAGGTCACTTTAGCAGGGTTCCTCTGATTACCAGGAAGATTTATGCCATAGGTTGTTACTTTAAG atTTTTTTCCTGCTCCTGGAGAGCTCGAGTCCTTCCCAAAAAGAACTATGCAGTGGAACCCTGGATGAGGCCCAACTACTGGGTTGCATGGATGACTATACAGAACTGAAAGCCGGCTTGATGGATTACCTGGATAAAGGAAGTCCAGAGGATTCCGAAACCCTGCCCATTTTGAAGCCATTAAAACGAATAACCTGCACCTGTGATATACAGCAAATAGAAGCTCCCAGCTTAGAAGAGTTCCAAGCCAAATGCTTTCAGGCAGGACAACCCGCACTCCTGCTAAACACCATCCAACATTGGCCTGCTCTGGAAAAGTGGCTGGATCTCAATTACCTTCTCCAAGTGGCCGGAAATCGCACGGTGCCCATCGAAATAGGTTCCAACTATGCCAGCGATGAGTGGTCACAGCAGCTGGTGAAGATCCGCGACTTCTTAAGAAGGCAATTTGGAAGGAATAATAGTAAGGACATTGAGTACCTCGCCCAGCACGAACTCTTCTCGCAGATTCCAGCTCTCAAAGGAGACATCTGCATTCCCGACTACTGTTCCATTAGCAAAGACGATCCCCCGGGAGCTGTGGACATAAAAGCCTGGCTGGGACCAGCTGGAACCATTTCACCTATGCACTACGATCCCAAGCATAATTTACTGTGTCAGGTCTTTGGTTCTAAAAGGATTATACTAGCTGCTCCCGAAGATACCGAGTATCTGTATCCCCACGAAAGCGAGTTCTTAGGAAATACCTCACAAATAGATGCCTCTAAACTTGATTTGGAAACATATTCTCTAGTGGAAAAGGTAAAGTTCTATGAGTTACTCCTTCAACCTGGTGACTGTTTGTACATGCCCCCAAAATGGTGGCACTATGTGAGATCTGAGGCACCTAGCTTTTCTGTAAGCTTCTGGTGGGAGTag